Proteins encoded within one genomic window of Oncorhynchus nerka isolate Pitt River linkage group LG17, Oner_Uvic_2.0, whole genome shotgun sequence:
- the cdkn2c gene encoding LOW QUALITY PROTEIN: cyclin-dependent kinase 4 inhibitor C (The sequence of the model RefSeq protein was modified relative to this genomic sequence to represent the inferred CDS: inserted 1 base in 1 codon) has product MAGGANRLSSASARGDLAEVEMLLQNGADVNENNVFGRTPLQVMKLGNPAIAEALLRANANXNVRDHVRGLTITHDAARDGYADTLHVLMDHGADVNLLDNDGNLPLHLAAREGYLDVVQLLVGCTMEATRCNSKGHTPYDLATMNHRVSIAQYIQGHTNS; this is encoded by the exons ATGGCTGGAGGGGCAAACAGACTGAGCAGCGCATCTGCAAGAGGAGACTTAGCAGAAGTCGAGATGTTATTACAGAACGGAGCAGATGTTAATGAAAACAATGTTTTCGGCAGGACACCGTTACAG gtGATGAAACTTGGTAACCCCGCCATCGCCGAAGCGCTGCTGAGGGCGAACGCAA CAAACGTGCGCGACCATGTCAGAGGTCTCACCATCACTCATGACGCTGCAAGGGATGGATATGCAGACACCCTACACGTACTGATGGATCATGGCGCAGACGTCAATCTCCTGGACAATGATGGCAATCTTCCATTGCATCTAGCCGCAAGAGAAGGCTATCTTGATGTGGTCCAGCTCCTTGTTGGTTGTACGATGGAAGCCACAAGGTGCAACTCCAAAGGCCACACACCTTATGATCTGGCGACTATGAACCATAGAGTATCCATTGCGCAATACATTCAGGGGCACACTAATTCATGA